The Drosophila mauritiana strain mau12 chromosome 2R, ASM438214v1, whole genome shotgun sequence genome has a segment encoding these proteins:
- the LOC117136474 gene encoding endoplasmic reticulum metallopeptidase 1 isoform X2, with product MEVLADGDKEGFSDTVLYHVLSKEKQLKRRLPWYYAPSFLLLWVALFFAIVLPLFYRLPDRVTMAHEPLKPGQFVAERAQKILYELDRIGPKVVGSTANEVTTVAFLLNEVEKIRSEMRGDLFHLEVDVQQPTGSYVVGTMTSIYQGIQNVVVKLSPANSNSSSYLLINSHFDTKPGSPGAGDDGTMVVVMLEVLRQMSISESGFMHPIVFLFNGAEENPLQASHGFITQHKWAPNCKAVINLEVGGNGGRDILFQSGPNNPWLVKYYKQHSKHPFASTLAEEIFQFGILPSDTDFRIFRDYGNIPGLDIAQFSNGYVYHTAFDSFDVVPGRAVQNTGENILSLVRALSNASELYNTKEHSTGHAVFFDFLGLFFVTYTEKTGLILNYCFAVASVLLVGCSLWKMSCVSEVSAGRISILFASHLGLHLAGCLLCIGLPLLMSVLYDVSDRTMTYYSNNWLVIGLYICPAIIGLVLPSSIYHSFKSDDKISHPYQMYVGLHAHCVVLSLLTIALTAIGLRIPYMCMISLFLYIVSLLINLLTTLHDRGYYWVLTVQISQLFQYVYFCYLFYIFLVIFFPAMGRNRDSANPDMLIALICAVGTFFALGFVVPLINMFRWSPYLLICLGAVTFIFSMISITEVGFPYRPKTSVMRVNFLQTRRMFYEYDGNLSVNDSGYYFDYQDRRALRPLKDYAVNLTGLTSVDGYCDRYVMCGLPCFWSSWCRGISSAAWLPREEEVAVPGNLELNLLNKTLSKSGNSARFEFELAGPPHMGLYIRPLDGVAVEDWSFIRTMLDKPDKYSPPYQIYFSYGVDSSPFKFHIDFKSDGQLDGPIFELGVVGHYVSQDFERDETTIRFIGDLPDFVYTMEWPSLFMRYIF from the exons ATGGAAGTGCTGGCTGACGGCGATAAA GAAGGCTTTTCGGACACCGTTCTGTACCATGTCTTGTCGAAGGAAAAGCAGTTGAAGCGAAGGCTTCCCTGGTACTATGCACCCTCCTTTCTGCTTCTGTGGGTGGCGCTATTCTTCGCCATCGTACTTCCGCTCTTCTACCGGCTGCCAGATCGAGTAACCATGGCCCACGAGCCACTTAAGCCCGGCCAATTTGTGGCCGAGAGAGCGCAGAAGATACTCTACGAACTGGATCGTATCGGACCCAAAGTGGTTGGGAGCACAGCGAACGAGGTGACGACGGTTGCATTTCTCTTAAACGAGGTGGAAAAGATTAGGAGCGAAATGCGCGGAGACCTCTTTCACTTGGAGGTGGACGTCCAGCAGCCGACGGGTTCCTATGTGGTGGGAACCATGACCAGCATTTATCAGGGCATTCAGAATGTCGTCGTCAAGTTGAGCCCTGCGAATTCGAATAGCTCATCCTATCTGCTAATCAACAGTCACTTCGACACGAAGCCAGGAAGTCCAG GTGCTGGAGATGATGGCACCATGGTTGTAGTTATGTTGGAGGTTCTGCGTCAAATGTCCATTTCCGAGAGCGGGTTTATGCATCCAATAGTCTTTTTGTTCAATGGCGCAGAGGAGAATCCTCTACAGGCGTCCCATGGCTTCATCACCCAGCATAAGTGGGCACCGAATTGCAA GGCAGTTATCAATTTGGAAGTTGGTGGCAACGGCGGTCGAGATATCCTATTCCAGAGTGGTCCAAATAATCCCTGGCTAGTGAAG tATTATAAACAGCACTCGAAACATCCGTTTGCCTCTACATTGGCTGAAGAGATCTTTCAGTTCGGAATACTGCCCTCTGATACAGATTTCCGAATATTTCGAGACTACGGAAACATTCCCG GACTTGATATAGCGCAGTTTAGCAACGGATACGTTTATCATACGGCTTTCGATAGCTTCGACGTTGTTCCAGGACGTGCTGTTCAGAACACTGGAGAAAACATTCTATCTCTCGTTCGAGCTTTATCCAATGCCAGTGAATTATATAACACAAag GAGCACAGTACAGGACATGCTGTCTTCTTCGATTTCCTGGGACTCTTCTTTGTGACCTATACGGAGAAGACTGGCCTAATCCTAAACTATTGCTTTGCTGTGGCAAGTGTTCTTCTCGTTGGCTGTTCCTTGTGGAAGATGTCCTGTGTGTCGGAGGTTTCAGCAGGAAGGATTTCGATTCTGTTTGCCAGTCATTTGGGATTGCATCTGGCAGGCTGTCTTCTGTGCATTGGTTTACCCTTATTAATGTCGGTTTTATACGATGTCAGCGATCGAACAATGACTTATTATAGTAACAACTGGTTGGTGATTGGTCTTTATATATGTCCGGCGATCATTGGATTGGTGCTGCCCTCCTCAATTTACCACTCCTTCAAGTCAGAT GATAAAATAAGCCATCCGTACCAGATGTACGTGGGTTTACATGCCCATTGCGTTGTCCTATCTCTACTGACCATTGCTTTGACTGCCATTGGTCTGCGGATTCCTTACATGTGTATGATTTCTTTGTTTCTTTACATCGTCTCtctattaattaatttattaacaacCCTGCATGATCGCG GATACTACTGGGTATTAACCGTGCAGATCAGTCAGCTGTTTCAATACGTGTACTTTTGCTACCTTTTCTACATATTTCTGGTGATATTCTTTCCGGCGATGGGTCGAAATCGGGACTCTGCTAATCCCGACATGTTGATTGCCCTGATCTGCGCTGTGGGCACTTTCTTCGCCCTGGGCTTTGTG GTGCCCCTGATAAACATGTTCCGATGGTCACCCTATTTATTGATTTGCCTTGGCGCGGTGACCTTTATATTCAGCATGATCTCGATTACGGAGGTGGGTTTCCCCTATCGACCCAAAACCAGTGTGATGCGTGTAAATTTTCTG CAAACACGTCGAATGTTCTACGAATACGATGGTAACCTTAGCGTCAACGATTCGGGCTACTACTTTGACTACCAGGACAGACGAGCTCTCCGTCCGCTCAAGGATTACGCCGTAAACCTGACCGGACTAACATCAGTAGATGGATACTGCGATCGGTACGTTATGTGTGGATTACCTTGCTTTTGGAGCAGCTGGTGTAGGGGGATCTCCAGTGCTGCTTGGCTACCTCGCGAAGAAGAGGTGGCTGTGCCCGGAAATCTGGAACTGAACCTTCTCAATAAAACACTCTCGAAATCGGGAAATTCGGCGAGATTCGAGTTTGAACTGGCTGGTCCACCGCACATGGGCCTGTATATACGACCACTGGATGGAGTAGCTGTGGAGGATTGGTCCTTTATACGGACAATGCTGGACAAGCCAGATAAATACTCACCGCCCTATCAAATATACTTCTCTTACGGCGTGGATAGCTCCCCTTTCAAATTCCACATCGACTTC AAATCCGATGGACAATTGGATGGACCGATTTTCGAACTGGGCGTTGTTGGACATTACGTAAGCCAGGATTTCGAGAGGGATGAGACTACCATTCGGTTCATAGGTGATTTGCCGGACTTTGTTTACACCATGGAATGGCCATCTCTGTTTATGCGCTACATCTTCTAG
- the LOC117136474 gene encoding endoplasmic reticulum metallopeptidase 1 isoform X3, with product MEVLADGDKEGFSDTVLYHVLSKEKQLKRRLPWYYAPSFLLLWVALFFAIVLPLFYRLPDRVTMAHEPLKPGQFVAERAQKILYELDRIGPKVVGSTANEVTTVAFLLNEVEKIRSEMRGDLFHLEVDVQQPTGSYVVGTMTSIYQGIQNVVVKLSPANSNSSSYLLINSHFDTKPGSPGAGDDGTMVVVMLEVLRQMSISESGFMHPIVFLFNGAEENPLQASHGFITQHKWAPNCKAVINLEVGGNGGRDILFQSGPNNPWLVKYYKQHSKHPFASTLAEEIFQFGILPSDTDFRIFRDYGNIPGLDIAQFSNGYVYHTAFDSFDVVPGRAVQNTGENILSLVRALSNASELYNTKEHSTGHAVFFDFLGLFFVTYTEKTGLILNYCFAVASVLLVGCSLWKMSCVSEVSAGRISILFASHLGLHLAGCLLCIGLPLLMSVLYDVSDRTMTYYSNNWLVIGLYICPAIIGLVLPSSIYHSFKSDDKISHPYQMYVGLHAHCVVLSLLTIALTAIGLRIPYMCMISLFLYIVSLLINLLTTLHDRGYYWVLTVQISQLFQYVYFCYLFYIFLVIFFPAMGRNRDSANPDMLIALICAVGTFFALGFVVPLINMFRWSPYLLICLGAVTFIFSMISITEVGFPYRPKTSVMRVNFLRQRFGLLL from the exons ATGGAAGTGCTGGCTGACGGCGATAAA GAAGGCTTTTCGGACACCGTTCTGTACCATGTCTTGTCGAAGGAAAAGCAGTTGAAGCGAAGGCTTCCCTGGTACTATGCACCCTCCTTTCTGCTTCTGTGGGTGGCGCTATTCTTCGCCATCGTACTTCCGCTCTTCTACCGGCTGCCAGATCGAGTAACCATGGCCCACGAGCCACTTAAGCCCGGCCAATTTGTGGCCGAGAGAGCGCAGAAGATACTCTACGAACTGGATCGTATCGGACCCAAAGTGGTTGGGAGCACAGCGAACGAGGTGACGACGGTTGCATTTCTCTTAAACGAGGTGGAAAAGATTAGGAGCGAAATGCGCGGAGACCTCTTTCACTTGGAGGTGGACGTCCAGCAGCCGACGGGTTCCTATGTGGTGGGAACCATGACCAGCATTTATCAGGGCATTCAGAATGTCGTCGTCAAGTTGAGCCCTGCGAATTCGAATAGCTCATCCTATCTGCTAATCAACAGTCACTTCGACACGAAGCCAGGAAGTCCAG GTGCTGGAGATGATGGCACCATGGTTGTAGTTATGTTGGAGGTTCTGCGTCAAATGTCCATTTCCGAGAGCGGGTTTATGCATCCAATAGTCTTTTTGTTCAATGGCGCAGAGGAGAATCCTCTACAGGCGTCCCATGGCTTCATCACCCAGCATAAGTGGGCACCGAATTGCAA GGCAGTTATCAATTTGGAAGTTGGTGGCAACGGCGGTCGAGATATCCTATTCCAGAGTGGTCCAAATAATCCCTGGCTAGTGAAG tATTATAAACAGCACTCGAAACATCCGTTTGCCTCTACATTGGCTGAAGAGATCTTTCAGTTCGGAATACTGCCCTCTGATACAGATTTCCGAATATTTCGAGACTACGGAAACATTCCCG GACTTGATATAGCGCAGTTTAGCAACGGATACGTTTATCATACGGCTTTCGATAGCTTCGACGTTGTTCCAGGACGTGCTGTTCAGAACACTGGAGAAAACATTCTATCTCTCGTTCGAGCTTTATCCAATGCCAGTGAATTATATAACACAAag GAGCACAGTACAGGACATGCTGTCTTCTTCGATTTCCTGGGACTCTTCTTTGTGACCTATACGGAGAAGACTGGCCTAATCCTAAACTATTGCTTTGCTGTGGCAAGTGTTCTTCTCGTTGGCTGTTCCTTGTGGAAGATGTCCTGTGTGTCGGAGGTTTCAGCAGGAAGGATTTCGATTCTGTTTGCCAGTCATTTGGGATTGCATCTGGCAGGCTGTCTTCTGTGCATTGGTTTACCCTTATTAATGTCGGTTTTATACGATGTCAGCGATCGAACAATGACTTATTATAGTAACAACTGGTTGGTGATTGGTCTTTATATATGTCCGGCGATCATTGGATTGGTGCTGCCCTCCTCAATTTACCACTCCTTCAAGTCAGAT GATAAAATAAGCCATCCGTACCAGATGTACGTGGGTTTACATGCCCATTGCGTTGTCCTATCTCTACTGACCATTGCTTTGACTGCCATTGGTCTGCGGATTCCTTACATGTGTATGATTTCTTTGTTTCTTTACATCGTCTCtctattaattaatttattaacaacCCTGCATGATCGCG GATACTACTGGGTATTAACCGTGCAGATCAGTCAGCTGTTTCAATACGTGTACTTTTGCTACCTTTTCTACATATTTCTGGTGATATTCTTTCCGGCGATGGGTCGAAATCGGGACTCTGCTAATCCCGACATGTTGATTGCCCTGATCTGCGCTGTGGGCACTTTCTTCGCCCTGGGCTTTGTG GTGCCCCTGATAAACATGTTCCGATGGTCACCCTATTTATTGATTTGCCTTGGCGCGGTGACCTTTATATTCAGCATGATCTCGATTACGGAGGTGGGTTTCCCCTATCGACCCAAAACCAGTGTGATGCGTGTAAATTTTCTG CGTCAACGATTCGGGCTACTACTTTGA
- the LOC117136387 gene encoding endoplasmic reticulum metallopeptidase 1, giving the protein MKSREKNGSAAGNSDVALVNVLSQQKLRRHRLPWYYAPSFLLLWVALFYAVVYPLYHRLPDSVLISHESSKPGQFVAERAQRLLYKYDRIGPKVVGSVANEVTTVAFLEEEVENIRAAMRSDLYELELDVQHPSGAYMHWQMVNMYQGVTNVVVKISSRSSNSSSYLLVNSHFDSKPSSPGSGDDGTMVVVMLEVLRQVAISDTPFEHPIVFLFNGAEENPLEASHGFITQHKWAENCKALINLEVAGSGGRDLLFQSGPNNPWLIKYYYQNAKHPFATTMAEEIFQSGILPSDTDFRIFRDYGQLPGLDMAQISNGYVYHTVFDNVQAVPIDSLQSSGENALSLVRAFADAPEMRNPEDHSEGHAVFFDYLGLFFVYYTETTGIVLNCCIAVASLVLVVCSLLRMGRESDVSMGRVSIWFAIILGLHVLGMILSLGLPLLMAVLFDAGDRSMTYFSNNWLVIGLFIVPAIIGQILPLTLYYTLKPNDEISHPNHIHMSLHAHCVLLSLIAIILTAISLRTPYLCMMSLLFYGGALLINLLSTLHDRGYYWVLLVQVLQLVPFLYFCYLFYTFLLVFFPMLGRFGHGTNPDLLIALICAVGTFFALGFVAPLINIFRWPKLALLGLGVVTFIFSMIAVSEVGFPYRAKTSVMRIHFLHVRRIFYEYDGSVSLSDSGYYFDFQDRRLYYPLENTSVNLTGLASTSSECDKYLMCGVPCFNHRWCKTRTKSHWLPREQEVTIPGATSLKLLNKSVLDSEKVARFEFEISGPPHMSLYIQPLDGVEVEDWSFIRNMLDEPDTYSPPYQIFFAYGSDNSPLKFHIDFAKSSGDFSTPTFQLGFAASFVSYDYDRDAAGLKFISDFPDFAHVMEWPTLYERYIF; this is encoded by the exons ATGAAGTCGAGGGAGAAAAAT GGGTCTGCGGCTGGTAACTCGGACGTGGCACTGGTCAATGTTTTATCGCAGCAAAAGCTGAGGAGGCACAGATTACCCTGGTACTACGCACCATCCTTTCTCCTCCTATGGGTGGCTCTATTCTACGCAGTGGTGTATCCTTTGTACCATCGCCTGCCGGATAGCGTCCTTATATCGCATGAATCGAGTAAACCTGGACAATTTGTGGCGGAGAGAGCGCAGAGGCTGCTCTACAAATACGACAGGATCGGACCCAAAGTGGTGGGCAGTGTGGCGAATGAGGTGACAACGGTGGCCTTTCtcgaggaggaggtggagaacATCCGGGCGGCAATGCGCAGTGATCTCTACGAGCTGGAGCTGGATGTCCAACATCCCTCGGGCGCCTACATGCATTGGCAGATGGTGAACATGTACCAGGGCGTCACCAATGTGGTTGTTAAGATAAGTAGCCGGAGCTCCAATAGTTCATCCTACCTGCTGGTCAACAGTCACTTCGATTCCAAGCCCAGCAGCCCTG GTTCCGGCGACGATGGCACCATGGTTGTCGTCATGCTGGAAGTCCTTCGCCAGGTGGCCATATCGGACACCCCGTTCGAGCATCCCATTGTGTTTCTGTTCAACGGAGCTGAGGAAAATCCTTTGGAGGCATCGCACGGCTTTATCACCCAACATAAATGGGCGGAAAACTGCAA GGCTCTAATAAATCTGGAAGTGGCAGGCAGCGGAGGTCGTGACCTGTTGTTCCAGAGTGGACCGAACAATCCCTGGCTGATCAAG TACTATTACCAGAATGCTAAACATCCGTTTGCCACCACAATGGCCGAGGAAATATTTCAGTCTGGCATTTTGCCATCCGATACGGATTTCCGTATCTTTCGCGACTACGGACAACTGCCGG GCCTTGACATGGCGCAAATCAGCAATGGCTATGTATACCATACCGTTTTTGATAATGTTCAGGCGGTGCCCATTGATTCCCTACAAAGTTCTGGAGAAAATGCCTTATCTTTGGTTCGTGCTTTTGCCGATGCCCCCGAAATGCGGAATCCAGAG GATCACAGCGAAGGACACGCTGTGTTCTTTGACTATCTGGGCCTATTCTTTGTGTACTACACGGAAACCACTGGCATAGTCCTTAACTGCTGCATCGCCGTTGCCAGTTTGGTTCTGGTGGTCTGCTCCCTTTTGAGGATGGGTCGCGAATCGGATGTCTCCATGGGCCGAGTGTCCATATGGTTCGCCATAATCCTGGGCCTTCATGTGCTGGGAATGATCCTCAGTCTCGGGCTGCCGCTGCTGATGGCAGTTTTGTTCGATGCCGGAGACCGTTCCATGACGTACTTCAGCAACAATTGGCTGGTCATTGGGCTGTTCATCGTTCCAGCAATTATTGGCCAGATTCTGCCCTTGACTCTATACTACACACTAAAACCGAAT GACGAAATCAGTCACCCCAATCACATACACATGAGCCTCCATGCGCACTGCGTGCTGCTGTCCTTGATAGCCATTATCCTCACTGCTATAAGTCTAAGGACTCCGTATCTGTGCATGATGTCCTTGCTGTTTTATGGAGGAGCTCTGTTGATTAACCTACTCAGTACTCTACACGATCGAG GATACTATTGGGTGCTGTTGGTGCAAGTCCTGCAACTAGTGCCCTTCCTGTACTTCTGCTACCTGTTCTACACTTTTCTCCTGGTCTTCTTTCCCATGCTGGGACGTTTTGGACACGGCACCAATCCTGATCTACTGATCGCCCTGATCTGCGCGGTTGGAACTTTCTTTGCACTGGGATTTGTG GCTCCTCTGATAAACATATTCCGCTGGCCCAAATTGGCACTGCTCGGATTGGGAGTGGTCACGTTTATATTCAGCATGATAGCGGTTTCCGAGGTGGGCTTTCCATATCGGGCCAAGACCAGCGTGATGAGAATTCACTTCCTG CACGTTCGGCGCATTTTCTATGAGTACGATGGCTCCGTGAGTCTCAGTGATTCCGGCTACTACTTCGACTTCCAGGATCGTCGTCTCTATTATCCACTGGAGAACACCTCTGTCAATCTAACTGGCTTGGCTAGCACCTCTTCCGAGTGCGATAAGTACCTGATGTGCGGAGTTCCCTGCTTCAATCACCGTTGGTGTAAGACCCGCACCAAGAGCCATTGGTTGCCTCGGGAGCAGGAGGTGACCATTCCAGGAGCGACTTCCCTAAAGCTTCTCAACAAATCAGTTTTGGACTCCGAAAAGGTGGCTAGGTTTGAGTTCGAGATCTCGGGGCCACCGCACATGAGCCTGTATATTCAACCTCTGGATGGGGTTGAAGTGGAGGATTGGTCGTTCATTCGGAACATGCTGGATGAACCCGACACCTACTCACCGCCATATCAAATATTCTTCGCCTACGGCTCGGATAATTCCCCCTTAAAGTTTCATATTGATTTTGCA AAATCCTCCGGTGACTTTAGCACTCCAACTTTCCAGCTAGGATTCGCTGCCAGTTTTGTAAGCTACGATTATGATCGAGATGCTGCCGGCCTGAAGTTCATATCCGATTTTCCCGACTTCGCTCACGTTATGGAATGGCCTACGTTGTATGAACGTTATATATTCTAA
- the LOC117136474 gene encoding endoplasmic reticulum metallopeptidase 1 isoform X1, whose translation MEVLADGDKEGFSDTVLYHVLSKEKQLKRRLPWYYAPSFLLLWVALFFAIVLPLFYRLPDRVTMAHEPLKPGQFVAERAQKILYELDRIGPKVVGSTANEVTTVAFLLNEVEKIRSEMRGDLFHLEVDVQQPTGSYVVGTMTSIYQGIQNVVVKLSPANSNSSSYLLINSHFDTKPGSPGAGDDGTMVVVMLEVLRQMSISESGFMHPIVFLFNGAEENPLQASHGFITQHKWAPNCKAVINLEVGGNGGRDILFQSGPNNPWLVKYYKQHSKHPFASTLAEEIFQFGILPSDTDFRIFRDYGNIPGLDIAQFSNGYVYHTAFDSFDVVPGRAVQNTGENILSLVRALSNASELYNTKEHSTGHAVFFDFLGLFFVTYTEKTGLILNYCFAVASVLLVGCSLWKMSCVSEVSAGRISILFASHLGLHLAGCLLCIGLPLLMSVLYDVSDRTMTYYSNNWLVIGLYICPAIIGLVLPSSIYHSFKSDDKISHPYQMYVGLHAHCVVLSLLTIALTAIGLRIPYMCMISLFLYIVSLLINLLTTLHDRGYYWVLTVQISQLFQYVYFCYLFYIFLVIFFPAMGRNRDSANPDMLIALICAVGTFFALGFVVPLINMFRWSPYLLICLGAVTFIFSMISITEVGFPYRPKTSVMRVNFLQTRRMFYEYDGNLSVNDSGYYFDYQDRRALRPLKDYAVNLTGLTSVDGYCDRYVMCGLPCFWSSWCRGISSAAWLPREEEVAVPGNLELNLLNKTLSKSGNSARFEFELAGPPHMGLYIRPLDGVAVEDWSFIRTMLDKPDKYSPPYQIYFSYGVDSSPFKFHIDFVKSDGQLDGPIFELGVVGHYVSQDFERDETTIRFIGDLPDFVYTMEWPSLFMRYIF comes from the exons ATGGAAGTGCTGGCTGACGGCGATAAA GAAGGCTTTTCGGACACCGTTCTGTACCATGTCTTGTCGAAGGAAAAGCAGTTGAAGCGAAGGCTTCCCTGGTACTATGCACCCTCCTTTCTGCTTCTGTGGGTGGCGCTATTCTTCGCCATCGTACTTCCGCTCTTCTACCGGCTGCCAGATCGAGTAACCATGGCCCACGAGCCACTTAAGCCCGGCCAATTTGTGGCCGAGAGAGCGCAGAAGATACTCTACGAACTGGATCGTATCGGACCCAAAGTGGTTGGGAGCACAGCGAACGAGGTGACGACGGTTGCATTTCTCTTAAACGAGGTGGAAAAGATTAGGAGCGAAATGCGCGGAGACCTCTTTCACTTGGAGGTGGACGTCCAGCAGCCGACGGGTTCCTATGTGGTGGGAACCATGACCAGCATTTATCAGGGCATTCAGAATGTCGTCGTCAAGTTGAGCCCTGCGAATTCGAATAGCTCATCCTATCTGCTAATCAACAGTCACTTCGACACGAAGCCAGGAAGTCCAG GTGCTGGAGATGATGGCACCATGGTTGTAGTTATGTTGGAGGTTCTGCGTCAAATGTCCATTTCCGAGAGCGGGTTTATGCATCCAATAGTCTTTTTGTTCAATGGCGCAGAGGAGAATCCTCTACAGGCGTCCCATGGCTTCATCACCCAGCATAAGTGGGCACCGAATTGCAA GGCAGTTATCAATTTGGAAGTTGGTGGCAACGGCGGTCGAGATATCCTATTCCAGAGTGGTCCAAATAATCCCTGGCTAGTGAAG tATTATAAACAGCACTCGAAACATCCGTTTGCCTCTACATTGGCTGAAGAGATCTTTCAGTTCGGAATACTGCCCTCTGATACAGATTTCCGAATATTTCGAGACTACGGAAACATTCCCG GACTTGATATAGCGCAGTTTAGCAACGGATACGTTTATCATACGGCTTTCGATAGCTTCGACGTTGTTCCAGGACGTGCTGTTCAGAACACTGGAGAAAACATTCTATCTCTCGTTCGAGCTTTATCCAATGCCAGTGAATTATATAACACAAag GAGCACAGTACAGGACATGCTGTCTTCTTCGATTTCCTGGGACTCTTCTTTGTGACCTATACGGAGAAGACTGGCCTAATCCTAAACTATTGCTTTGCTGTGGCAAGTGTTCTTCTCGTTGGCTGTTCCTTGTGGAAGATGTCCTGTGTGTCGGAGGTTTCAGCAGGAAGGATTTCGATTCTGTTTGCCAGTCATTTGGGATTGCATCTGGCAGGCTGTCTTCTGTGCATTGGTTTACCCTTATTAATGTCGGTTTTATACGATGTCAGCGATCGAACAATGACTTATTATAGTAACAACTGGTTGGTGATTGGTCTTTATATATGTCCGGCGATCATTGGATTGGTGCTGCCCTCCTCAATTTACCACTCCTTCAAGTCAGAT GATAAAATAAGCCATCCGTACCAGATGTACGTGGGTTTACATGCCCATTGCGTTGTCCTATCTCTACTGACCATTGCTTTGACTGCCATTGGTCTGCGGATTCCTTACATGTGTATGATTTCTTTGTTTCTTTACATCGTCTCtctattaattaatttattaacaacCCTGCATGATCGCG GATACTACTGGGTATTAACCGTGCAGATCAGTCAGCTGTTTCAATACGTGTACTTTTGCTACCTTTTCTACATATTTCTGGTGATATTCTTTCCGGCGATGGGTCGAAATCGGGACTCTGCTAATCCCGACATGTTGATTGCCCTGATCTGCGCTGTGGGCACTTTCTTCGCCCTGGGCTTTGTG GTGCCCCTGATAAACATGTTCCGATGGTCACCCTATTTATTGATTTGCCTTGGCGCGGTGACCTTTATATTCAGCATGATCTCGATTACGGAGGTGGGTTTCCCCTATCGACCCAAAACCAGTGTGATGCGTGTAAATTTTCTG CAAACACGTCGAATGTTCTACGAATACGATGGTAACCTTAGCGTCAACGATTCGGGCTACTACTTTGACTACCAGGACAGACGAGCTCTCCGTCCGCTCAAGGATTACGCCGTAAACCTGACCGGACTAACATCAGTAGATGGATACTGCGATCGGTACGTTATGTGTGGATTACCTTGCTTTTGGAGCAGCTGGTGTAGGGGGATCTCCAGTGCTGCTTGGCTACCTCGCGAAGAAGAGGTGGCTGTGCCCGGAAATCTGGAACTGAACCTTCTCAATAAAACACTCTCGAAATCGGGAAATTCGGCGAGATTCGAGTTTGAACTGGCTGGTCCACCGCACATGGGCCTGTATATACGACCACTGGATGGAGTAGCTGTGGAGGATTGGTCCTTTATACGGACAATGCTGGACAAGCCAGATAAATACTCACCGCCCTATCAAATATACTTCTCTTACGGCGTGGATAGCTCCCCTTTCAAATTCCACATCGACTTCGTG AAATCCGATGGACAATTGGATGGACCGATTTTCGAACTGGGCGTTGTTGGACATTACGTAAGCCAGGATTTCGAGAGGGATGAGACTACCATTCGGTTCATAGGTGATTTGCCGGACTTTGTTTACACCATGGAATGGCCATCTCTGTTTATGCGCTACATCTTCTAG